CTTTTCCATCGCCGCGAAGGTCCAGGGCGAGGAAGGCACTGTCGAAAGCCGGCTGATCCTTAAGGCGGTCCCATGAGCAGGTTCTCCAACCTCGTCGCTGTCGCGACCATCGTGGTAGGCACCGCCACCGGGGGATATTGGGCCGGGCAACACGGACTTTCCGCTTCGGACATTCTGCAGATGGTCGAGGCAGGCGTCGAGCAGGCGTTTGGCGGCGAACCGCAACAGGCCGCAACCGCCCCGGCACCGTCCGGTCCCATCATTTACTACCGCCATCCCGATGGAGATTCAGCCTATTCATCGATGCCGAAGCGCACCGAGGACGGCCGGGACTTCGTCGCGATCCTGGCGAGCGAAGACGTCAGCTTTGAGGTTCGCCCTGAGGTCGAAGCAGCCCGCGGTGAAGCGTCGGAGCCGAGCGGCCGGAAGGTTCTCTACTACCGCAACCCCATGGGCCTGCCGGACACGTCTCCTGTGCCCAAGAAGGACTCCATGGGGATGGACTACATTCCCGTCTTCGAAGGCGAAGCGGATGACGGGTCGACCGTCAGGGTCTCGGCAGGAAAGCTGCAACGGACTGGCGTGAAGACAGCGCTGGCCACCAGAGGCGCGATCAAACGTGCGGTCCGGATACCTGGAACGATCACGCTGGACGAGCGCCGCGTCAGCGTCGTCTCGACTCGCACCGAGGCTTTCCTTGAGGAGGTGGCTGATGTGACGACTGGAACGTCGATTGAAAAAGGCCAGCCGTTGGTGCGGTTCTACGCCAAGGAGATCGCCGCGGCAGGCGCGCTTTATTCCGCCGACCTGAAGGGCGGGTCGGGCCGGAACGCCGCTGCGGGCAGCCTACAGCGTCTGGAAAATCTTGGCGTTCCTGCGGAAGCGATTGCTGAGATCGAGAAGACGAAGAAGGTGCCGATCTCGGTGACATTAATGGCGCCCCGAAGCGGCGTTGTCCTGGAGCGCATGGCCGTCGACGGCATGATGGCGGAGGCGGGCCAGACCCTGTTCCGGATCGCCGATGTTTCGACCCTCTGGGTAATGGCCGATGTGCCGGAATACGAGTTGAGTTCGGTTCGTATCGGGGACAAGGCGACCGTCCGCATCCGCAGCCGTCCAGGCAAGGTATTCGAAGGCAAGGTCGGTCTGATCTACCCCGAAATCCAGGGGCAGACCCGCACCGCGAGGATTCGCATCGAACTCCCCAATCCCGACGGGCTGCTGCTCGCCAACATGTA
Above is a genomic segment from Mesorhizobium sp. containing:
- a CDS encoding efflux RND transporter periplasmic adaptor subunit, encoding MSRFSNLVAVATIVVGTATGGYWAGQHGLSASDILQMVEAGVEQAFGGEPQQAATAPAPSGPIIYYRHPDGDSAYSSMPKRTEDGRDFVAILASEDVSFEVRPEVEAARGEASEPSGRKVLYYRNPMGLPDTSPVPKKDSMGMDYIPVFEGEADDGSTVRVSAGKLQRTGVKTALATRGAIKRAVRIPGTITLDERRVSVVSTRTEAFLEEVADVTTGTSIEKGQPLVRFYAKEIAAAGALYSADLKGGSGRNAAAGSLQRLENLGVPAEAIAEIEKTKKVPISVTLMAPRSGVVLERMAVDGMMAEAGQTLFRIADVSTLWVMADVPEYELSSVRIGDKATVRIRSRPGKVFEGKVGLIYPEIQGQTRTARIRIELPNPDGLLLANMYAEVEIATGGTDPVVTVPDSAVIDTGDRQVVIVEKGEGSFEPRDVKIGMRGDGMVEIMEGLVEGEKVVVSANFLIDAESNLKAALGALTPAEAKP